One window from the genome of Dyadobacter sp. CECT 9275 encodes:
- a CDS encoding transglutaminase family protein: MAIKVAISHKTRYKFDRSVSLTPHIFRLRPAPHSRTAIEGYSFKIFPENHFINWQQDPFGNYQARVVFPEKTTELRVDVEVIAKMQVINPFDFFVEDYADMIPFQYDSLLRKELGPYLEPREAGPKLLEWIAQNRIDSGIKTVDYLVHLNQKLYQSLKYNIRMEAGVQTCEDTLTSLSGSCRDSGWLLVQILRHLGIAARFVSGYLVQLTSDIKSLDGPSGPEEDFTDLHAWAEAYVPGAGWIGLDPTSGLFASEGHIPLSCTPDYASAAPVTGATDVCEVTFEFENKVFRIHEDPRVTKPYTEEQWAAVMEVGNAVERDLQEGDVRLTMGGEPTFISIDDYESAEWNTAADGPLKRQLAYDLALRLKNRFAFGGLLHFGQGKWYPGEPFPRWQYALYWRKDGQPIWKNDALVTKEDETKATFRDAELFATELTKYLGIDTNNITPAYEDPVYWAMEEGKVPVNVDPLKVNLKDSIERRTLARLLEKGLNNPAGYVLPLKWDYGINSWVSCEWQFRRNNCFLIPGNSALGFRLPLKSLPEVAKDKREQPIERSPFEDLPPLTDYFPIVEQRYGTVAPAYKPVFIQPVEEDDRDEKKPTKQTEPEDNLLFEVPIIKTALSVEERDGIIYVFLPPTEYLEHYLDLISSVEATAEKLQLPVRIEGYPLPSDSRIQKLVVTPDPGVIEVNIHPSKTWQELVDNISALYEEAFFSRLGTDKFMVDGRHTGTGGGNHVTIGGSKPADSPILRRPDLLRSLLTYWQHHPALSYLFAGPFIGPTSQAPRIDEGRDERLYEVELAFEQIPDDKEVPFWMVDRIFRNLLVDITGNTHRSEFCMDKLYSPDSSTGQLGILEFRAFDMPPHKHMNLVQTLLVRALIAKFWKQPYKHKLIRWGTELHDRFLLPHFAYLDMVDVVNDLKEAGYHFDISWFDPFFEFRFPYYGGIKVDNIQLDIRLGIEPWHVLGEELSNAGTARFVDSSLERVQVKVSGFVEGRHILVCNGCRVPLRSSGIKGEFVAGIRYKAWNPPSALHPTIGADAPLVFDIVDTWNNRILGGCTYFVSHPGGRSFDTYPVNSYEAESRRISLFQGFGHTPSARQEVPIVEGSSKGVSRFVAETKKDMKSDTPIELINPEYPNTLDLRKFWKAK; this comes from the coding sequence ATGGCTATCAAAGTTGCTATTTCTCATAAGACCCGATATAAATTTGACCGGAGCGTTTCATTGACGCCCCATATTTTCAGATTACGCCCTGCACCTCATTCCCGTACGGCCATTGAAGGGTATTCGTTCAAGATCTTCCCTGAAAACCATTTTATCAACTGGCAGCAGGATCCGTTTGGGAACTACCAGGCCAGGGTGGTATTTCCTGAAAAAACAACGGAATTACGGGTGGATGTAGAAGTAATAGCAAAAATGCAGGTGATCAATCCGTTCGATTTTTTTGTCGAGGATTATGCCGATATGATTCCGTTTCAATATGATTCGCTGCTCCGCAAGGAATTAGGGCCCTATCTGGAACCACGTGAAGCCGGTCCGAAGCTTTTGGAGTGGATTGCTCAGAACAGAATAGACAGCGGCATTAAGACGGTGGATTACCTGGTACATCTCAATCAAAAGTTATATCAGAGTTTAAAATATAATATCCGGATGGAAGCCGGCGTGCAGACCTGCGAAGATACGCTTACGTCATTAAGCGGTTCCTGCAGAGACTCGGGCTGGCTTTTGGTGCAGATACTGCGTCATCTGGGCATTGCGGCACGTTTTGTTTCGGGATACCTGGTACAGCTTACTTCAGATATCAAGTCGCTGGACGGCCCGTCGGGCCCGGAGGAGGATTTTACCGACCTTCATGCATGGGCTGAAGCCTATGTACCCGGTGCGGGATGGATTGGCCTGGATCCGACATCCGGACTTTTCGCCAGTGAAGGGCATATCCCTCTTTCGTGTACACCCGATTACGCCAGTGCAGCTCCAGTGACGGGTGCAACTGATGTGTGCGAGGTAACATTTGAATTTGAAAACAAGGTTTTCCGTATCCATGAAGATCCCCGGGTTACCAAACCTTACACAGAGGAGCAATGGGCTGCGGTCATGGAAGTAGGAAACGCGGTTGAGAGGGACTTGCAGGAAGGTGACGTGCGGCTGACGATGGGCGGTGAGCCTACCTTTATTTCTATTGATGACTACGAGTCAGCAGAATGGAACACGGCAGCCGACGGCCCTTTGAAACGGCAGCTTGCCTATGACCTGGCGCTCAGGCTTAAAAATCGCTTCGCTTTTGGCGGACTGCTGCATTTCGGGCAGGGGAAATGGTATCCCGGCGAGCCTTTTCCAAGATGGCAGTATGCTCTTTACTGGAGAAAGGACGGGCAGCCGATCTGGAAGAATGATGCGCTGGTAACCAAGGAAGACGAAACCAAAGCTACCTTCAGAGATGCGGAGTTGTTTGCAACCGAACTGACCAAGTATCTGGGTATAGACACCAATAATATTACGCCAGCCTATGAAGACCCGGTTTACTGGGCCATGGAGGAAGGGAAAGTACCTGTGAATGTTGATCCTCTGAAGGTAAATCTGAAGGATTCTATTGAGCGCAGGACACTTGCGAGGTTACTGGAAAAAGGGCTTAATAATCCGGCCGGATATGTACTGCCGCTTAAATGGGATTATGGTATTAATTCCTGGGTGAGTTGCGAGTGGCAATTCAGGAGGAACAATTGTTTTCTGATACCCGGGAATTCGGCTCTTGGTTTCAGGTTGCCTCTGAAGTCACTTCCTGAGGTAGCAAAAGACAAACGGGAACAACCCATAGAAAGAAGTCCTTTTGAGGATCTTCCGCCGCTGACGGATTATTTTCCCATTGTAGAACAGAGATACGGAACCGTAGCACCCGCATATAAGCCGGTGTTTATTCAACCGGTTGAAGAAGATGATCGGGATGAGAAAAAGCCAACAAAGCAAACAGAGCCGGAAGATAACTTACTTTTTGAAGTACCCATTATCAAAACTGCCCTGAGTGTTGAGGAACGTGACGGGATCATTTATGTTTTTTTACCACCCACGGAATACCTAGAACATTATCTTGATCTGATCTCATCGGTTGAAGCCACAGCCGAAAAACTTCAGCTCCCTGTACGTATTGAAGGGTATCCGTTGCCCTCAGACAGCCGTATTCAAAAGTTGGTGGTGACGCCGGACCCCGGAGTGATCGAAGTAAATATTCATCCTTCGAAAACCTGGCAGGAATTAGTTGACAATATCAGCGCGTTGTACGAGGAGGCATTTTTCTCAAGACTAGGGACTGATAAGTTTATGGTGGACGGACGGCACACCGGAACCGGCGGAGGTAACCACGTAACAATAGGAGGAAGCAAGCCAGCAGACAGTCCTATCCTGCGCCGTCCTGACCTGCTGAGGAGCCTGCTAACCTACTGGCAGCATCATCCGGCGCTGAGTTATCTTTTTGCAGGGCCGTTTATAGGGCCCACCAGCCAGGCTCCTCGTATTGATGAAGGACGTGACGAGCGGTTGTACGAAGTGGAACTGGCGTTTGAACAGATTCCCGATGATAAAGAGGTTCCTTTCTGGATGGTGGACAGGATATTCAGAAACCTTTTGGTGGATATCACAGGAAATACCCACCGTTCGGAGTTCTGTATGGATAAACTCTATTCTCCGGATTCATCTACCGGGCAACTGGGTATTCTGGAGTTTCGGGCATTTGATATGCCCCCACACAAACACATGAACCTTGTTCAGACACTTTTGGTGAGGGCACTGATCGCCAAGTTCTGGAAACAGCCTTACAAGCATAAACTGATCCGGTGGGGTACCGAATTGCACGACAGATTCCTTTTGCCGCATTTCGCATACCTGGATATGGTGGACGTTGTAAATGATCTGAAGGAAGCAGGATATCATTTTGACATTTCCTGGTTTGATCCGTTTTTTGAATTCCGTTTTCCTTATTACGGTGGTATTAAGGTGGATAATATCCAGCTCGACATCCGTCTTGGAATAGAGCCCTGGCATGTGCTGGGAGAGGAACTTTCCAACGCTGGTACGGCCCGTTTTGTAGATTCGTCGCTGGAAAGAGTACAGGTTAAGGTAAGCGGATTTGTGGAAGGAAGGCATATTCTGGTGTGTAATGGATGCCGGGTACCGCTAAGGAGCTCAGGCATCAAAGGAGAGTTTGTGGCAGGTATCCGTTATAAAGCTTGGAACCCGCCCTCTGCCCTTCATCCGACGATCGGGGCTGATGCTCCTTTGGTTTTTGATATTGTAGATACGTGGAATAACCGTATCTTGGGAGGCTGTACTTATTTTGTTTCTCATCCGGGCGGGCGTAGTTTTGATACTTATCCGGTCAATAGTTACGAGGCAGAGTCGCGTAGAATCAGCCTGTTCCAGGGTTTTGGGCATACCCCTTCCGCAAGGCAGGAAGTGCCGATCGTGGAAGGTTCATCCAAAGGAGTTTCCCGTTTTGTGGCTGAAACCAAAAAGGATATGAAAAGCGATACTCCTATTGAACTTATTAACCCTGAGTATCCGAATACACTTGACCTGAGGAAATTCTGGAAGGCAAAATAA
- the proC gene encoding pyrroline-5-carboxylate reductase has product MKIAIIGCGNMGMAFARAFLKFDLVRKEDFLLVEKSEDRMEKLSSFQPGVITGVISPQIGEYDLVILSVKPQDFTSVSGALREVMNPGQVVLSIMAGVTIQIIQEALDHKAVIRAMPNTPAMLGMGITAYAASPEVEMNQLRKIENLINATGRSVFLEDEDQLNAVTALSGSGPAYFFYVVKAMIEAGKQMGFEESVSALLVKQTMLGSFHLINTADKSLDELIKAVASKGGTTEAALRQFEAGNLDETLKQGILAAQQRSKELSKG; this is encoded by the coding sequence ATGAAAATTGCGATCATTGGCTGCGGCAATATGGGAATGGCCTTTGCCAGAGCCTTTCTGAAATTTGATCTTGTCAGAAAGGAAGACTTTTTACTCGTTGAAAAAAGTGAAGACCGTATGGAAAAATTAAGCAGTTTCCAGCCGGGTGTAATTACAGGCGTGATCAGCCCGCAGATCGGCGAATATGACCTGGTCATACTTTCGGTGAAACCCCAGGATTTCACCTCTGTTTCCGGCGCGCTGCGGGAGGTAATGAATCCCGGGCAGGTGGTACTGTCGATCATGGCAGGCGTCACCATCCAGATCATCCAGGAGGCTCTGGACCATAAAGCGGTGATCAGGGCTATGCCTAACACCCCCGCTATGCTCGGAATGGGGATCACCGCCTATGCGGCCTCTCCGGAAGTGGAAATGAACCAGCTGCGGAAAATTGAAAACCTGATCAATGCAACCGGACGCTCCGTATTTCTGGAAGACGAGGATCAGCTGAACGCCGTGACCGCACTGAGCGGAAGCGGTCCCGCGTATTTTTTCTATGTTGTGAAAGCCATGATCGAGGCGGGCAAACAAATGGGCTTTGAGGAATCGGTGTCAGCATTACTGGTGAAACAGACTATGCTTGGCTCCTTTCACCTGATCAACACCGCCGACAAATCTCTGGATGAACTCATTAAAGCCGTTGCTTCAAAAGGCGGTACTACGGAAGCTGCGTTACGCCAGTTTGAAGCTGGCAATCTGGACGAAACATTAAAACAAGGGATACTCGCCGCGCAACAGAGATCCAAAGAACTCTCAAAAGGATAA